The Glycine soja cultivar W05 chromosome 9, ASM419377v2, whole genome shotgun sequence sequence ATGATTCATAATGTCGAATTATGCAGGGAGGTAATAATTAAAGGGAGCGAGAGATATGCAAGGGTATATAAGACATTTCCTAACCTTTCGGTAAAAGTACCACGAGGAGTGAGTTAGTTCAACGTAGCcgttttataaatttgaaaattagatgattatgaatttatgataattattattattattattatattattatgatgATATTTAACGTTTAATTAATCTCCAAAATTTGCATTCAGAGggtttctctctcttcttgGTGTCGCGCATTCTCGTTCTTCTGCCATAATCAATCAAAAACCATTTCGTTGCGGTCACTCCTTCGAAGAACTCGGTTTCAGATCTGAATCGCAATCGTTTGGGAGATCCACAGTGGCTGCATTCTCCGTTCAATTCTCGCACCTTTCATGCTCTTCTCGTGAGCCTCGTTGTTTTCACTTTTGTGATTTtcgtttcactttttttttttttttgcggtcctaattttgatgattttgtttGGTGCGAAGCACGTGCGAACAGATCTTGAAAATTGGCGCCTCAACGACGTTCGCAGCGCCACGCGAGTGGCCAGATGCCGCAGGGCAATGCCGCCGCCGCAGCTGCGCTGCTGGACCACGGCGGCGATGCTGGCGACGCCGTCATGGCGCGGTGGCTGCAGTCCGCCGGCCTGCAGCATCTCGCCTCTCCCCTCGCTTCCACCGCCATCGATCATCGACTCCTCCCCAACCTTCTCATGCAGGTATCGCATTATCGTAACATCAACGTCCTTGGTTTTTGCAATTTCTCAAATTTTCCTTTTGTTGAGGTTATTCTtcgtataataataattttcatttcctgCTTTAGTTCGGAACGTGTTAAGTAGCACATCACGCTATTGCTGcttgatttctttctttcttttatttatgtaatgtatttatttattaattgatattaatattagttattgttattattattatttaaattttttatttggtctTTACTTGATAAAGGGGAGTTTGGTTGACTATGCGTGTCGTGAGGTTTTTTCCTGTTTTGGATAACGTTTGAGTAAGTTGAAATTTTGTAGCGCTTGCTTGTAGGGTGTATTACTCTATGAATTTTGAGCTGTCCTGCAGTTTGAGGGATGAATTTGGTACGGTTAGAAGCTTGCATTGAGTGTAGTGTAGGTCAAATTTGCTACatgttgtttgtttttctttgtgaTGGGATGGTAGGTTATGAGGTGAATTGGGTGATTGTGATGTTGTTGTAGGGCTATGGAGCACAGTCTGCTGAGGAGAAGCAGAGGCTTTTAAAGTTAATGAGAAACCTCAATTTTAACGGGGAATCTGGTTCGGAGCCATATACGCCTACCGCTCAATCTTTAGGTGGAGTGGCTGGGTCGGATGGGTTTTATTCTCCTGAGTTCAGGGGGGATTTTGGAGCTGGGCTTTTGGATCTTCATGCTATGGATGATACAGAGCTTTTGTCTGAGGTATGGATATGATTCGTAATAGTTATATAGTGGCCTGTTCATTCAAGTAAGCCCATAGACTGGTTCATTTAATACAGTTTATAGGGAAAATATGTTCAACATGTAATTTTGACATTATGCCATCTATGTATCGGATAAAATTAATCATGTAATTTACCAGTTTGTCAGGAAAAGTTCTGCAACTGTTTATATCATCTTATGCAACTACTTGTGTTGGTGATGATGAAAATTGTAGGCTATGTAACCAGCAATTCAGACAGTAATCTTGATTCTTAATGTTTCAACCTTCCTTTAGAACTTTTgttgaagttatttcttttaattgtgcATGTTTATTCTCTGTGATCCCTTGTAGTCCTGCATTTAGCTtaactttcttttaattttaaacctcTTATTTTTAACTTCAGCTTTAAAATAGCTTTCAAGTGCATTTTTGCTTGcatgtgtttgttgtttttaattttttcctctCTTGTCAGCATGTAGTTTCAGAACCATTTGAGCCATCACCCTTCATGCGTGGGGATACTAGAGTATTTGAAGACGATTTCGATCCAATTAACAGCAAGCTGGAGAGCGGGGAAGCAGATACTGATGCATCAATTTCCTTACCTATGAATAGCACAAGGGAAAATAATGTTGCTAAGATTAAAGTTGTGGTATGTCAAAATTTTATAGATACATGCATAACTTAATCTTTATGCATTAAAACACGTAGaaatatcttatttttcatGTGCTGCATTGGAGACTTCCGTATGCATTTAAAGTAGTAGTAAGTACATATTTGAAGTTTCATTTCTGTCCTCCATTCCTCAATATTTTAGCTACTGATTCTCTCAAATTAATTACTTTCAATCcacatttatatattaaattagagTATGCTCATGTTGTACACTCCCCTAAAGAATGACATAAcccattcttatttattttttaatttgaattcttTTGAACTAATTATGCATATCTTATGTATAATCTTAAATACTTTTAtcttttaacatatattttaaagattCTATATGTGAATTAATTATGCAtactttgtttataattttaaacattatttctttaaatattataagtttttatatGCAATTTCAATTCTTTAAGATTTTAGGGAGATTTGTAGTTACTTCtatgcaataatttttttgaaaattttcatttttaatgcaTGTCTTAGGTACGCAAAAGACCTTTAAACAAGAAGGAGCTTGCTAAGAAGGAGGATGATGTTGTAACTGTAGCTGACAATGCATATTTGACAGTCCATGAACCGAAACTAAAGGTTTGTTTAGACATTGGATTTAAGCACTAtttgatttataaattataattatattcagTTCAAAGGTTGAATTATCTTTATGTtgatgttttcattttatttactgCTAAAAAATCTGGTTGTTCTATCATGAAAAGGTTGATTTGACAGCTTATGTGGAGAAGCATGAGTTTTGTTTTGATGCTGTGCTCGATGAGCATGTTACCAATGATGAAGTAAGGCCATCTCTTATCCaagattaatttttgttgttgtttactAATATTAATGACTGATTCATTTGTTTTGATATCATATATTAGTTTTGTTATTGCTGTTATTTGAGGCTTATGGAAGTGAATGGTTGTCTCTGTCTTGGTCTTGATTTGCTTGATTTATGGTGCAATTGCTTTATAATAACAGGTATACCGAAGTACAGTTGAACCAATTATTCCTACAATATTTGAGCGAACCAAAGCTACCTGTTTTGCTTATGGTCAGACaggttagaaatttttttatatgctaTTGATATCATACTAATGCTGGACTATCAGTACCCAGTTTCACATTTCAAAGCTTTTAGCTTTTTCATATTATCTAtcaatgtgtattttttttttttttttacctttactAGTTTGTTTATACTTATAGCATTCATTTTTGGTTGTTAGTGTGAGAACCTAGTGAACAAGGAAGGAACACAGTTAAGTCTTTTCCTTTTGGGAGGGGGAGGGTGTAATGTTGTTCCTAGCTGGCATGTCTGATATGGGCCTATAAATTCAACATCTCAAAAATGATCATTTGTTGAGATCCCTCATCAACTAAATTTATGGCCAATGTAGTGCTCACCATACAAGCTAATATTGTTGGGTTGATTTAGCCCCAAGTCAAAATTCAATCAAAGCCCATCCTATATCCATTGTTGAATACCTGCGTTGCCATGCTCTAGGCATAGCTCTAGTgtgagaggggggggggggggggggttgaaaaattgtcttaattGTGGTCACTCTTGACCCGTCATAATTGTGCCTCTCTGATCTGCCTAGAGATATGACTTAGAGCTTATAAAGCTTGGGTAATCCTCATCTTACAAGCTGATTTTATGGAATTGAGTTAGGCCTTAAACCCAAATTCTAACATAGTAATAGACTAATAAAGTCTATCCTAGATCTGTTATTGATCAACCTGTATTTGTTTACACTGTTGATGTCTATTCTTAGGCCCGAAGGGGTGTTGTTACTGGCTCACCTGCATTTATCCACGTTCCAGATGTCTAGTCCTAGTTGGTGAGGGAGTATGTTCAGATTCTACattgaattatttattagaGATGTGATTATGGCCAATGCAGTCCTTATAAAACTTGGATAGTCCTCACCTTTTGAGTCAGTTTTGTGGGGTTGAGTTAGTCTCTAAGCCCAAATTCTAAGAATCATATTATCTGAGTTTCTCATTTGTTGAGGTTGAAATCATGGGGTTTTTTAGGTATAGAGGGAGGAAATTGAGAGAAAGTAaactttgaataatattttcttgtgTATTTAATGTGTTGTGGTATGGTGTCGATAAAATCTAAAGCACTAACCCATATTTATACTAATCATCATAACTACATAAAGAAACAAATCATGAAATATATGGAAATAAGGAAATCAAGGAAATAGGGAAACTTAGCCTAACAGATGGCAAGGAAATATGGAAACTATTCCTTAAGGATAATTTAGGACACTCCCAAGATATAATCAGTATTTTCATTTAATCTAACAGTTGAAAGAGTGGGAGGATATTGATGGCCTTGGTCTAGATAGAGATAATGTTTTGCACTTGATGATAATTATGCTTGAAATTGGAGGCTTAAAATTTATCCTGGAAAtacttatttttcaataaagcTGAATTTGTAATTGTTTGCAGCATATAAGTTTGTTCATTTATGTTCCAttgctgtgcttgatcctcagaCAGTCACTCCACTTGCATTCACTATTACGATGCTAATAATGCTTTGCTTTCAGGAAGTGGCAAAACATACACAATGCAACCTTTACCACTCAGAGCTGCAGAAGACCTTGTTCGACAGTTGCATCAGCCAGTTTACCGGAATCAGAGATTTAAATTGTGGCTTAGCTACTTTGAGATTTATGGTGGAAAACTTTATGATCTTCTTAGTGACAGAAAGTGGGTATTCAATCTTTTATATCACTACGTTGGGTGTGTTATGTAAATGCATGTGATGATAGTTTTGCCATATGGTTTTTCTTGAAGCCATTATGTATGTCTTTGGTATGAGTACCTTATATATCGATCCGGGCCTTAATTAGGATACcacatttttaatgtttgtgTTGGGAGATTTAAGTGCGTTACTAAATATTTGTTCTAATATCAAGTATTACTTGGTAACTTTAACTTTTAACTGATATTTGTTCTAATTGGATGTAAATATCTATCTGCCTCAATTGTATACATTTGCACATGTCATCCTACTTAGTGCATCAGCCTGCGTGTTTTATTTGCTATTTGCTACAGTGTTAATCAATTTCTAAATGGCTGTATTTATTACAATATATGAATAGGAAACTTTGCATGAGAGAAGATGGACGGCAGCAAGTTTGTATTGTAGGACTGCAAGAATTTGAAGTTTGTGATGTACaaattgtcaaagaattcatTGAAAAGGGAAGTGCTGCAAGAAGTACAGGATCCACTGGTGCTAATGAGGAGTCCTCCAGGTCACATGCTATCTTGCAACTGGCTGTAAAGAAGCACAGTGAAGTGAAAGCGAGCAAGCGAAACAATGATGGGAATGAGGCAAGAAGTGGGAAGGTTGTGGggaaaatttcttttattgatcTTGCTGGAAGTGAACGAGGTGCTGACACTACTGATAATGATCGTCAGACACGGTACttttacatttatattattttcctaaTTTTTCAAACTCCTGAAAAATCAACTGCTAGATAGGGCTTTCTAGAATAGTCTATGCATGTAGATTTCTAATTACACTGCGTTCTGACAATTTGGTGCATaatctgaatttttttattaaatggtaTTAAGGTGGATGAATATTGAAAATCTCTGCAGAACTGAAAAGATAccccttttcctttttatcagCTTTTTTTACTCAACATTGTCAAAACTATCTTAAAGATGATAATATGAGAGAGAAGAATAAGCGTTTGATTGAAGAAGTTAAATGAAACCATCTAATTGTTCTGATTCTATTTGCTTCTTAATATTTCTGGCTGAGTGAAATTCTTAaagccttctttagtagctactgaatttatatttgatattattgtaACTTACATATAGTAAAGTAAATTTCTTCTGAATCTCACTTGAGTAGAATTAGAAGCTCAATGTGATACTCAAGTCAATGGACTCTCCCACTTGATGGATTAGTCTTTTAGGTTGGGCTCCCATCACTAGGGTTGGAGATCCTCATGGCTTAAGTACCACATTATTCTACTCAATATGGGACTCACAACATTGGTATCCCTTTTAAGAGTCAATGTTCACTTTGGCTTTACTTTATCAACATTGACTCAATGTTGCATCACTCGCCTATCAGAATTTGGTACATTACATCTTAATCCTCCTTATAGGGAGCCCTTTTCATTGCCCAACTTTCAATTGAAATACCAATTGTTATGACTAAAGCATTTAAGGAGAACCCAATCCAAAAGAGTAGTCTATTAGGTGAGAGAGCCCTATAGTTTAAGTACCACATTGAGCTTCATATTTTACTTAATGTGAGATTCATAATGTTAAGATGATTACGTATATCTTAACACATAACAACACCACTGTTATCACTTAACACTCAAGGAGAGACTAATCTAAAAGACTAGTCCATTAAGTGGGAGAGTTTCATGACATAAGGTACCCCAAATTGCTTCCTTTTCTACTTAATGTAGGACTGGTAACAAAATTACATGTGTATTTTTCTTAGTTGTCTGTCTTAAAATTTTGAGTTATTGCTTTGATGTTATTCATACTTCAAACtggattttaataatatataaactgAGGACTACCAAGTTGCACAAATTATTATAACTAGATAATGGGCCTGTTCTTTGCACAGTTGAGCCCAAAATACTTCAATTTAAAATGCCGATAATTGCAACAAAATCACATCAAAGCCACAATTGTTAAGCAGAAAAAAATGGCACAGGGAATCGGTGGGTGGCCTCCTTCTTGGATAGATTTGTAAAACTATAGATAATGCTGGATcactttaataatataaatgaaatgTACAAAATACCTTGGCTATTTGTTATATAAATTCTAGTATGCTGTTTTGATGTAACTGCTGAAAACAAGATTTGGTGGCATCCTTCCATTTGTTCAGATCAAgcacattttattatattaacaaaTCAATTCTCTCTGCAATTTTTATGTATGTCTGCTATAGGATTGAAGGAGCGGAAATTAATAAGAGCCTTTTGGCCTTGAAGGAGTGCATTCGTGCTTTAGACAATGACCAGATCCATATTCCATTTCGGGGAAGCAAACTTACAGAAGTGCTTCGTGACTCCTTTGTGGGTAATTCGAAGACTGTTATGATCTCTTGTATATCTCCAGGTGCTGGGTCATGTGAACACACACTTAATACCTTGAGATACGCAGATCGGTATGTGTTACCCCATTTTCTGCTCTAACACTAATGTTTCATAAACAGGGTCCCTTTTTACGTAAATTCAGTTTGATTATATTGACAGGGTTAAAAGTCTATCCAAAAGTGGGAATCCTAGGAAAGACCAGGTCCCTAATGCTGTACCACAAACTAATAATAAGGACGTTTCATCCACATCATCCTTTCCAGCCAGTTCTGGGGCAGAGGATTTTAATGATCAACGTCAAGAGAAAACAATAGATATGGGCAGGAAATTTGTCGAAAAGGAAAATTCTTTGCACAGCTCTGCAGCTGCTTCTGTTGACAAACAGCCAGTAAGTTATTCTTCGAATTACCTATCAAATGGGCGAGATGAAAAAGGCTTTCCTTCAGCTTCAGTGGACAGGGAGAGGTTTGAAGTGAAGAACTCACATGGTGACTCTACCAGTCAAAAGATGAACTCTTTTTCACAAAGTGATACAGATGAGAAAGTGCAAAAGGTGTCTCCCCCGCGCAGAAAAGGCTATAAGGATGAAAAATCCGAAAGGTCTGCTAACTGGATGAAAAAAGATGCCAATGATTCTGATCTCTTCACCACAAGCTCCAAGCAGCAGAGCACAGGGAATTATAGCACTTTGTCTAAGGATGAAAAGTCTGAAAGGCCTGCAAAGTGGATGAAAAGGGATGCCACTGGTGCTGATCTCATCACTACAAGCTCCAAGCAACAGAGCACCGGGAGTTATAGCACTTTATCTAAGGATGAAAAGTCTGAAAGGCCTGCAAACTGGATGAAAAGGGATGCCAACGGCTCTGATCCCTTCACTACAAGCTCCAAGCAGCAGAGCACAGGGAATTATAACAATATCACCACTGGATCCAGGATTAATGAAACAGAATCCCCTCCTGATGGGAATGTCAGTGCAGTACTTGAGGTTTGTTGAGTATATGGAATTAGTTATTCTTTTACCAATTTTCAGTTGAATACAAACTTGTTTATGCTGTCATTTTGCAATCCATGTAACCGAACTCATTTAATGGGATAAGGCTTTTGTTGCTGTATAATCTTGCTTATGCTGTctgtttaatttctttgttgTATTGCAGGAGGAGGAAGCACTGATCGCCGCTCATAGGAAAGAAATTGAAGATACAATGGAGATTGTTCGTGAAGTGAGTTATTACATGTTCTTCTATAGGTTATATTAACATGTTTGTGAAATTCAATTTCTAATTTCTAGTTCCTTGACATGAACTAGTATGCTTTTCatttttgtgtttaatttataaaatttatttataggaTACTAAAGGGGAAATTAGtaacaaaaattgaatttcagaTAACTTGttgacaatttattattttgtgttcATCTTATGTTTCTTTTGGTTTTTAGGAAATGAAACTCTTGGCAGAAGTGGATCAACCGGGAAGCCTTATTGACAACTATGTAACCAAATTGAACTTTGTGCTCTCTCGCAAAGCAGCAAGTCTCGTGGGTCTTCAAGCTCGTCTTGCAAGATTCCAACATCGGCTAAAAGAGCAAGAAATTCTAAGTAGAAAAAGAGTTCCCCGTCAATAAGTGACTCGGTTTCTCTTATCTGTATTCTCGTGTTTGTTAGCAATATAGTTGAAAGGTTTTGTttgat is a genomic window containing:
- the LOC114367660 gene encoding kinesin-like protein KIN-13A, with translation MPQGNAAAAAALLDHGGDAGDAVMARWLQSAGLQHLASPLASTAIDHRLLPNLLMQGYGAQSAEEKQRLLKLMRNLNFNGESGSEPYTPTAQSLGGVAGSDGFYSPEFRGDFGAGLLDLHAMDDTELLSEHVVSEPFEPSPFMRGDTRVFEDDFDPINSKLESGEADTDASISLPMNSTRENNVAKIKVVVRKRPLNKKELAKKEDDVVTVADNAYLTVHEPKLKVDLTAYVEKHEFCFDAVLDEHVTNDEVYRSTVEPIIPTIFERTKATCFAYGQTGSGKTYTMQPLPLRAAEDLVRQLHQPVYRNQRFKLWLSYFEIYGGKLYDLLSDRKKLCMREDGRQQVCIVGLQEFEVCDVQIVKEFIEKGSAARSTGSTGANEESSRSHAILQLAVKKHSEVKASKRNNDGNEARSGKVVGKISFIDLAGSERGADTTDNDRQTRIEGAEINKSLLALKECIRALDNDQIHIPFRGSKLTEVLRDSFVGNSKTVMISCISPGAGSCEHTLNTLRYADRVKSLSKSGNPRKDQVPNAVPQTNNKDVSSTSSFPASSGAEDFNDQRQEKTIDMGRKFVEKENSLHSSAAASVDKQPVSYSSNYLSNGRDEKGFPSASVDRERFEVKNSHGDSTSQKMNSFSQSDTDEKVQKVSPPRRKGYKDEKSERSANWMKKDANDSDLFTTSSKQQSTGNYSTLSKDEKSERPAKWMKRDATGADLITTSSKQQSTGSYSTLSKDEKSERPANWMKRDANGSDPFTTSSKQQSTGNYNNITTGSRINETESPPDGNVSAVLEEEEALIAAHRKEIEDTMEIVREEMKLLAEVDQPGSLIDNYVTKLNFVLSRKAASLVGLQARLARFQHRLKEQEILSRKRVPRQ